Proteins encoded together in one Bacilli bacterium window:
- a CDS encoding amino acid racemase, giving the protein MSGKSLGVLGGMGPKATAVFFDRIVEHTEAGKDQDHIDMVIVNHATLPDRTTVIAKQRGEVFLEAIRKDIRLLELAGVGNIAIPCNTSHYFFEQLQGMTKINIINMAKETASEIRRVYGPGAKVGILATTGTIKSGVYQNVCEEFALTPHIPDELVQQKVMKIIYDDVKSGVNADAAAFAAIIRELVERARCACVIIACTELSCIKLRDDISKYCVDAMDVLVRRSIELSGKKVKKTDGKEGCR; this is encoded by the coding sequence ATGTCTGGAAAAAGCTTGGGTGTTCTTGGAGGAATGGGGCCGAAGGCGACCGCCGTATTTTTTGACCGTATCGTTGAACATACGGAAGCCGGCAAAGACCAGGATCATATTGATATGGTGATCGTCAACCATGCGACGCTTCCCGACCGGACGACGGTGATTGCAAAACAGCGGGGCGAAGTGTTTTTGGAAGCGATCCGCAAGGACATTCGCCTGCTGGAGTTGGCGGGAGTGGGCAATATCGCCATCCCGTGCAATACTTCGCATTATTTCTTTGAGCAATTGCAGGGCATGACCAAAATCAACATAATCAATATGGCCAAAGAGACGGCAAGCGAAATTCGCCGAGTTTACGGCCCGGGCGCAAAAGTTGGCATCCTGGCGACCACCGGCACAATCAAGAGCGGCGTGTACCAAAACGTGTGCGAGGAATTCGCGCTTACTCCGCACATCCCGGATGAACTTGTCCAGCAAAAGGTGATGAAAATCATCTACGATGATGTAAAAAGCGGCGTAAACGCCGATGCGGCCGCGTTCGCGGCGATTATTCGGGAACTCGTGGAACGCGCCCGTTGCGCATGTGTCATCATTGCCTGCACGGAACTTTCCTGCATCAAGCTGCGGGACGATATTAGCAAGTATTGCGTGGATGCAATGGATGTTCTCGTGCGAAGATCGATCGAATTGTCCGGCAAAAAGGTGAAAAAAACTGACGGGAAAGAGGGATGCCGATGA